From the Oryza glaberrima chromosome 5, OglaRS2, whole genome shotgun sequence genome, one window contains:
- the LOC127774826 gene encoding uncharacterized protein LOC127774826 isoform X2, which translates to MMPTSGYPGHRGCGGDRCGSGRDAWPLHNVRHQGVFCRLCSSCVLLYHPAAFCSACLLLLPPAAAPVAAPPGPVSACSSCGLFVAHHSCVPDPVSFVCPTCADAAVGRVYSYTPAAAAGRRRTMDERAARVLLVAARLAHESISRAAAAAREEADRAAREAAVARKHARELLDAACRAAEAEALEAKKKAEAPVAPAAAPPPPPPQPKKKAPPKSSEASRDRDNKPLKLTAAQQPALAFAAAAAAAASSMPLSMPSPMEVDEKPVIEELQGSGDGSLIYDRGSLFGTLQR; encoded by the exons atgaTGCCCACCAGCGGCTACCCCGGCCaccgcggctgcggcggcgaccgctGCGGCTCCGGGCGCGACGCCTGGCCCCTCCACAACGTCCGGCACCAGGGCGTCTTCTGCCGCCTCTGCTCCTCCTGCGTCCTCCTCTACCACCCCGCCGCCTTCTGCTccgcctgcctcctcctcctccctcccgccgccgcccccgtcgccgccccgcccgGCCCCGTCTCCGCCTGCTCCTCCTGCGGCCTCTTCGTCGCCCACCACTCCTGCGTCCCGGACCCCGTCTCCTTCGTCTGCCCCAcctgcgccgacgccgccgtgggtAGGGTCTACTCCtacacccccgccgccgccgccggccgccgccgcacgatggacgagcgcgccgcgcgcgtcctCCTCGTGGCGGCGCGCCTGGCGCACGAGTCCATctcgcgcgccgcggcggcggcgcgcgaggaggcGGACCGCGCCGCCCGGGAGGCGGCCGTGGCGCGGAAGCACGCGCGCGAGCTGCTCGACGCCGCGtgccgcgcggcggaggcggaggccttGGAAGCCAAGAAGAAGGCCGAGGCCCCCGTTgcgcccgcggccgcgccgccaccgccgccgccgcagcccaaGAAGAAGGCACCCCCGAAGAGCAGCGAGGCGAGCAGAGACAGGGACAACAAGCCGCTCAAGCTCACCGCCGCGCAGCAGCCGGCGCTGGCgttcgccgcggccgccgctgccgcagccaGCTCGATGCCATTGTCAATGCCGTCACCCATGGAGGTGGACGAGAAGCCGGTGATAGAGGAGTTGCAAG GTTCAGGAGACGGGTCGTTGATATATGATCGTGGCTCGCTGTTCGGGACCTTGCAACGGTGA
- the LOC127774826 gene encoding uncharacterized protein LOC127774826 isoform X3: MMPTSGYPGHRGCGGDRCGSGRDAWPLHNVRHQGVFCRLCSSCVLLYHPAAFCSACLLLLPPAAAPVAAPPGPVSACSSCGLFVAHHSCVPDPVSFVCPTCADAAVGRVYSYTPAAAAGRRRTMDERAARVLLVAARLAHESISRAAAAAREEADRAAREAAVARKHARELLDAACRAAEAEALEAKKKAEAPVAPAAAPPPPPPQPKKKAPPKSSEASRDRDNKPLKLTAAQQPALAFAAAAAAAASSMPLSMPSPMEVDEKPVIEELQVLQVQETGR, translated from the exons atgaTGCCCACCAGCGGCTACCCCGGCCaccgcggctgcggcggcgaccgctGCGGCTCCGGGCGCGACGCCTGGCCCCTCCACAACGTCCGGCACCAGGGCGTCTTCTGCCGCCTCTGCTCCTCCTGCGTCCTCCTCTACCACCCCGCCGCCTTCTGCTccgcctgcctcctcctcctccctcccgccgccgcccccgtcgccgccccgcccgGCCCCGTCTCCGCCTGCTCCTCCTGCGGCCTCTTCGTCGCCCACCACTCCTGCGTCCCGGACCCCGTCTCCTTCGTCTGCCCCAcctgcgccgacgccgccgtgggtAGGGTCTACTCCtacacccccgccgccgccgccggccgccgccgcacgatggacgagcgcgccgcgcgcgtcctCCTCGTGGCGGCGCGCCTGGCGCACGAGTCCATctcgcgcgccgcggcggcggcgcgcgaggaggcGGACCGCGCCGCCCGGGAGGCGGCCGTGGCGCGGAAGCACGCGCGCGAGCTGCTCGACGCCGCGtgccgcgcggcggaggcggaggccttGGAAGCCAAGAAGAAGGCCGAGGCCCCCGTTgcgcccgcggccgcgccgccaccgccgccgccgcagcccaaGAAGAAGGCACCCCCGAAGAGCAGCGAGGCGAGCAGAGACAGGGACAACAAGCCGCTCAAGCTCACCGCCGCGCAGCAGCCGGCGCTGGCgttcgccgcggccgccgctgccgcagccaGCTCGATGCCATTGTCAATGCCGTCACCCATGGAGGTGGACGAGAAGCCGGTGATAGAGGAGTTGCAAG TCTTGCAGGTTCAGGAGACGGGTCGTTGA
- the LOC127774826 gene encoding uncharacterized protein LOC127774826 isoform X1: MMPTSGYPGHRGCGGDRCGSGRDAWPLHNVRHQGVFCRLCSSCVLLYHPAAFCSACLLLLPPAAAPVAAPPGPVSACSSCGLFVAHHSCVPDPVSFVCPTCADAAVGRVYSYTPAAAAGRRRTMDERAARVLLVAARLAHESISRAAAAAREEADRAAREAAVARKHARELLDAACRAAEAEALEAKKKAEAPVAPAAAPPPPPPQPKKKAPPKSSEASRDRDNKPLKLTAAQQPALAFAAAAAAAASSMPLSMPSPMEVDEKPVIEELQGEQNTEPATTLIELGDNCSVQ; encoded by the coding sequence atgaTGCCCACCAGCGGCTACCCCGGCCaccgcggctgcggcggcgaccgctGCGGCTCCGGGCGCGACGCCTGGCCCCTCCACAACGTCCGGCACCAGGGCGTCTTCTGCCGCCTCTGCTCCTCCTGCGTCCTCCTCTACCACCCCGCCGCCTTCTGCTccgcctgcctcctcctcctccctcccgccgccgcccccgtcgccgccccgcccgGCCCCGTCTCCGCCTGCTCCTCCTGCGGCCTCTTCGTCGCCCACCACTCCTGCGTCCCGGACCCCGTCTCCTTCGTCTGCCCCAcctgcgccgacgccgccgtgggtAGGGTCTACTCCtacacccccgccgccgccgccggccgccgccgcacgatggacgagcgcgccgcgcgcgtcctCCTCGTGGCGGCGCGCCTGGCGCACGAGTCCATctcgcgcgccgcggcggcggcgcgcgaggaggcGGACCGCGCCGCCCGGGAGGCGGCCGTGGCGCGGAAGCACGCGCGCGAGCTGCTCGACGCCGCGtgccgcgcggcggaggcggaggccttGGAAGCCAAGAAGAAGGCCGAGGCCCCCGTTgcgcccgcggccgcgccgccaccgccgccgccgcagcccaaGAAGAAGGCACCCCCGAAGAGCAGCGAGGCGAGCAGAGACAGGGACAACAAGCCGCTCAAGCTCACCGCCGCGCAGCAGCCGGCGCTGGCgttcgccgcggccgccgctgccgcagccaGCTCGATGCCATTGTCAATGCCGTCACCCATGGAGGTGGACGAGAAGCCGGTGATAGAGGAGTTGCAAGGTGAGCAGAACACTGAACCAGCCACCACATTGATCGAATTGGGAGATAATTGTTCTGTACAATGA
- the LOC127774825 gene encoding CBL-interacting protein kinase 17: MVKEGREALLGGYEMGRTLGEGNFGKVKYARHLATGGHFAVKILDRGRVVSLRAGDQIRREIATLKLLRHPHVVRLHEVAASKTKIYMVLEFVNGGELFERIAVKGKLSEKEGRRLFQQLIDGVSYCHDRGVYHRDLKPENVLVDQKGNIKISDFGLSALPQHLGNDGLLHTTCGSPNYIAPEVLQNKGYDGSLSDIWSCGVILYVMLIGYLPFDDRNIVVLYQKIFKGDTQIPKWLSHSAQNLLRRILEPNPMKRIDMAGIKSHEWFQKDYIPVLPYDDDDEDVQFGARLPAKEQINDEPGDKNSHQINAFQLIGMASSLDLSGFFEDEEVSQRRIRFTSTHPPKDAFDKIESSATELGFQVQRGHSKLKLMRNCKGSKNPESFMVSAEVFELGPSVNVVELRKSNGDPALYRQLCERISSDMGARNTEQIFATASLEDDLQNSNAGTPLFAL; this comes from the exons ATGGtgaaggaagggagggaggcgcTGCTGGGCGGGTACGAGATGGGGAGGACGCTCGGGGAGGGCAACTTCGGCAAGGTGAAGTACGCGCGCCACCTCGCCACCGGCGGCCACTTCGCCGTCAAGATCCTCGACCGCGGCCGCGTCGTCTCCCTCCGCGCCGGCGACCAGATTCGCCGCGAGATCGCCACGCTCAAGCTCCTCAGGCACCCCCACGTCGTCCGCCTCCACGAG GTTGCTGCTAGCAAAACGAAGATTTACATGGTGCTTGAGTTTGTCAATGGAGGTGAACTGTTTGAGAGAATT gCAGTAAAGGGAAAACTATCAgagaaagaaggaaggaggCTTTTTCAGCAGTTAATTGATGGTGTTAGCTATTGCCATGATAGGGGAGTCTACCACAGAGACCTCAAG CCTGAGAACGTTCTTGTGGACCAAAAAGGCAACATCAAGATCTCTGATTTTGGTCTTAGTGCTTTACCTCAACACCTCGGG AATGATGGATTGCTGCATACTACCTGTGGTAGCCCCAACTATATTGCTCCTGAG GTTCTGCAGAATAAAGGATATGATGGATCCTTGTCAGATATCTGGTCTTGCGGAGTAATCCTATATGTAATGCTTATAGGATATCTTCCGTTCGATGACCGAAATATTGTTGTTCTGTATCAGAAG ATTTTCAAGGGTGACACTCAGATCCCAAAGTGGCTTTCACACAGTGCACAAAATCTTCTTCGGAGGATTCTTGAACCCAATCCAATGAAGAGGATCGACATGGCAGGGATCAAATCACACGAATGGTTTCAGAAGGACTATATTCCTGTTCTTCCatatgacgatgacgatgaagaTGTACAGTTTGGGGCACGTCTTCCTGCCAAAGAG caaatcaatGATGAGCCTGGAGATAAGAATTCTCATCAGATCAACGCTTTCCAGTTGATTGGAATGGCATCATCCCTTGATCTTTCAGGGTTTTTCGAGGATGAG GAAGTGTCCCAAAGGAGGATTAGATTCACATCAACGCATCCACCCAAGGATGCCTTCGACAAGATTGAAAGCTCAGCGACGGAGTTGGGATTCCAAGTTCAGAGGGGGCACAGCAAG CTCAAATTAATGCGCAATTGCAAGGGATCAAAGAACCCTGAGTCATTTATGGTGTCCGCTGAG gTTTTTGAGCTTGGCCCTTCTGTAAATGTTGTAGAACTTAGGAAGTCCAATGGAGACCCTGCACTGTATAGACAG CTCTGTGAGAGGATCTCCAGTGACATGGGGGCGCGCAACACGGAGCAGATCTTCGCAACGGCATCGCTTGAGGATGATCTTCAGAACAGCAATGCAGGGACGCCGCTGTTCGCTTTGTAA